The genomic interval TTACGAACTATTGCCTTAGCTAATTTCATTTTGTAGGATAGTTTCAAAAGTTCTGCTAGATGATTGTCAGGCATGTTTTTAATAGATGAATTACTTTCGACAATCATTTTAGCTCCATAATAGTAATCATATAGAGCCAAGCAAAAAGGGTCAAGTGTAACTGATTTCTTTGTGACTATTTCATTCCTTCTCATAGGTACTTTTTCGTAAGCATTAAAATATCTTAGGTTCATCAACAAATCAATTTCTTCATCAGTGAAATTCAAATTTTTTAATACTTTTTCATCAAGATACATGCTTTCTAATCCCTCAGTATATGGGAAATCATCATTTTGGGTAGTTTTTGTTTTAAACATTTTATTTATTTTAATTGGTTTATATTATTTATTTTTAGTCATAAGAAGTCCTGTACCCAATTGCTGGGTAAAAAGTGATTTCGTTAATTTTTAATTGTTTTTATCTATTCAGAATAGAATAGAAAATGAGGTGATTCAGTCATTGTCTATCGAGCTTATTAGGCACAAATGAATTCAGGTTGTATTTTTTTTGAATTTCTTTAGGGTTTTTCTAGTGATTTCTTCGAATAGGTTTACATCTTTAAATTGTTCATCTTCAAGTATTTTAATTATAAAAAATATCTGCTCATTAGAGAAATTTATTATATATGTTAATGCTACTATTTCTCCTTCATCATATGTAAAGTATTCTTCAGATTCAGGATATGTTAGGGCAGTTTGAATAAAAAACAGTAAACATCTTATTCCACCATCCATGCCATCCTCACAGCCTCCATTATTTTTAATAAATTGTAGTTTACTATTTATCTCGATAATTAGAGAATCTAAATAGTTCAATTCTTCATTAGTTAATTTTATTTTTTTCATATTGTTTTGGTTTTTATTGTATCGATTTTAAATATTTTCCACCTCTACCTAGTTGCTTTTTTGCATTGTAAATTTCTTTGAGTAATTCATCAAATTGGGTTATTGTTAAAGCTCCCATTTCAGAGGATACCTCATGATGTAAATTTGATTCAGCATACAAGGCAAACATTTCAGAGTCTGTCCCTTTATTTGATTCGGATAATTTTTTTATTTTAGAATATACTTCATCTGTTAGAACTAATAGTTTAGCATACATGCCATTGACTTTAGGTACCACTACACTAATTAAGTTGAAATTGTTATCGGCTGATTTTAATGAATTTTTCATGATTTTTTAAATTTTAAGTTAGGGCAGTTCTCTTCCTGTCCATATTCAAATGGATTTTTTTGTTTTACTATTTTGTGCTTATTTGCTCTCCAGATTAGGAAAGACTTTGAAGTTTATGCGCTGTGATTTAATCGATTGCTCATCAAATCAAAATTACTATTCTGGACTAAAATATTCTCTATCTCAGCAATCGGATAATAATAGATGTCACCAATTTTTGTAAAAGGAAGTAAGTTTTTATCTCGGTAGCTTAGGATAGTATTATCACTTAGACCGAAATACATTTTAAGGTGCTTGTTTCGATAATATCGCTTTGGAGATTGGATATCATCAATTTTAGTTTTAAGCTCTTCTAATAGCTTAATAACTGGCTCGAAGGTTTCGTTTGTTTCTTTCATAGTATCAATTGTTTTATTTTGATACTGCAAAGGTTCACAAAAATGTTACCCACAATTGTTACAAGTTAACAATTGTTAACTTTAGAATTCAAATAGATGAATAGTCTCATTTAATTTATTCAGCAATTTTTCTAAAATTTTATTGTTAGATTCAGAATGTTGACCTCCTCTTAATTTGGATATTTCACTACGAACATCTTTCATAGGTAAAGCCTTGCCTTTATCAGCATTAGCCCTTATTTCAGTAAAACTAAAGTTACTTTCAATGAATTTTGATAGTTGTTCATCGCTTTCAAATTTCAACAAATTTGTTTTCTCAAAAACATGAATTAACATTATAGATTCTTTTTTACTTAGATTAAAAGTTGCCCTGCCAGAATCATTAATAACTTGATTTGATTTTGTGTTTAGTACAGGTAGTTCCTTTTTAGATTCATCTGAAGAAGCGAAATTCAAGAATGATAGTTCTCCATCTAATGAGTTTATAATAAGATTTAATGTTTCTATTTTTACGGAAAAATCTAATTTATAATAGCAGTAAGATTTATTTTCATTAGAAGATAAACTATTCCTAAGTGAATTATCATTATACGTAAATACTTTTAGTTTTTCTTCTAATATAGCTTTTGCTACTTTTGCATCGCTTAAATAAGTACTAATCATAATAGCATCATACTTATTAATCTTAAGAGTGTTTAAAAGGCTTTGAAATTTTAGAAATAAATTTTCATAATATTCTTCTATTGAATCTATATCCCCAATTATATTACCTGCACCTTTTTTAGTTACTAAATAGTAAGTTGGTATACTATGATGTTCAATAGCTCCGATTAGGTCGCTAATTGTGTATGTGTGTGAGTTTTCCATAAATTTGAAAGCCAACAAGTGTTGGCTTTCAAATTTACATTTTAAATCTATTTAGTCAAATTTTTCTATTAAAACTTTCATGTGTTTTTTAACGGTTCCATCCATTATTTTAGCATAATGCTGAGTTTGGGTTATTCGTTTGTGACCCATAATTTGACTGATAACCTCCATTGGAATATTATTTGCCAAAGCCACAGTTGTAGCGAATGTGTGTCTACCTACATACCAAGTCAAATTTTTTTCGATACCACATAAATCAGCTATTTCTTTGAGATAAGCATTCATGTTAGAATTACTTCGATTTGGAACCAATCGGTTTTCCTCTACACATTCGGGGTCGTCTTTGTATTTGTCGATTATACGTTGTAATGGGGGAATAACTAAAACATTGGTCTTTACACCAGTCTTCTGTCTTTTAGTTTGTATCCAACTGTCTAAATCGTTATCTAAGCTGAAATTACCTTGACGAAGGTTCATCACATCAACTGGAGCATAACTGGTATAGCAACTAAATAAGAATATATCTCGTGTCACATCCAATCTTCTATTTGAAAATACTTTGTTTTCAATAGTTCTCAATTCTTCAAGTGTTAAAAACGTGGTGTCAATATCTTTTAATTTACCATCATAAATTGAAAAAGGGTTATTGGCTACCATTCCAACTGTTATTGCATGATTAATCATTGAAGAAATGTTTCTTAAATATTTCACAGTAGTATTGTTTCCTAATCCTTTATTTTTTCCGTGTATCCTTTCAAATCTTAAAAACTCATCCAGAGCATAAACAAATTGTCTATTGACTTTCTCAAACAGAATATCTTTTATTTTATGTTTAGATTGGAGAAAGTCTTTAATAACATTTGCCATTCTTTCATATTTTTCAAGTGAACCTTTGGCACGGTCACCTTTAGTTACTTGTTTTTTAAAATATTCATTATGTTTCTCAATAATTTCCAACAATGTGATTTTATGTTCAGTCTTTTCGTTGAAACAATAGTTTTTTAGATATAGGGGAGTTATTTCTTTGTTATCTGGGTTATTCCTGACTAGTTCATTGTATTTACTCTCAATGCCATCTACTAATGATTTTAAATAGTTCTTCAGGTTAATTTCATTGTCGATTCTAACCACGTTTCGTAAGTTGTTGGTTTTAGACCAGCGCTCCTGTAAAATGTATTTAGATGTTGAAAAAGTGGAGTAGAGGCTCCCTAAATAAATTTTGGCATAGATTGCCGTTTCACCACTCTGATTTTTTTTGTCTCCTTTCAAGTAGAAGGTCACTTTTAGTTTTTTCATTTGCTACGTTTTAGATTAATATGATACAAACGTACTTCTGAAAGTTGCTCAGCCCTTGCTATTGTTAACAATTGTCAACTTTTGGTACCCTACATTGGTACCTGAAACTATAGGGTACCAAATAGGGTACTTGTCGAATCCGATTTAAGGGGTAAAATGAAATTAGAGTTCATTAACCAATTAAATCAATAACGGTGCTTAGGTACTGTAAAATATAGGATTTTGTAAATAAAGGAAAGTATTGAAATGTAAAAAGCACCTCATTGAGGTGCTTTCCGCGGAGAAAGAGGGACTACAATAATCCAAATCAGTAAAAACAAGGATTATCCAATTATGTACACAAACTCAATAAATTCAATACTTAACAAAGTATTTTTCAATAATTGATATTGGATAAGTTTGGATTTAATAGTATAATATTGGACTAATGTGGACTAAATGTGGGCTAGATTTTGTATCTTTATGTAATATAAAAAGGGAAAAATATGGCATCAATTTACCTACTTCTTCAAAGTAAAAAAAGTCCAGCAGTTATTTATATTCGTTTGCGTGATGGCAGAAATACGGATATAAAAGCAAAAACAAATTATCACATTGATCCAAAAGATTGGGATGATGCTGAACAACGACCAACCAAAAGAGCAGTTAAAGACATTGATATTGCTAACCTGGACACAGACTTAGTAACATTAAAAAATGACCTTTTAAAACAGTACAATAAAAGTAAGGGAATAAAACTGATTGATGCGCAATGGTTAAAAGATTTTATTAATCCACCACAGGAAGAAATAAAACATCCAGATAAATTAGTTGATTATATTGATACGTTTATTGAGTTTAAAAAAGCAGACGTAAAGAGCAGCACAATTACAAAATGCAATGTAATTAAACATTTATTAATGAGGTATCAAGAGCATACAAGATCAACTATATTTATTCGTGATGTCGATGCTAAGTTCAAAATGGACTTTGAAAAATATTGCATTCAAGTTGGTTATGCTCCAAACACAACAGCTCGCAACATTCGTTTTATAAAAACATTCTGCCGTCACGCAAAAGCGAATGGAGTAGAAACACATTATCAATTAGATAGTATTAAAGCCAAATATCACAAAGTCGAAAATATTTATTTAGATGAAAATGAGATTGCAGCAATTGAAAAAATAAAAGTTTCAGAATTAACAGATGGTTTGGAAAATGCACGTGATTGGTTATTGATAAGTTGTTATTGTGGCCAAAGGGTTTCTGATTTTTTACGTTTTGAAAAATCTATGATTAGACATGAAAAAAATAAAGCAGGAGATCTAAAACCGTTGATTGAGTTTACACAGGTCAAAACAGATAAAATAATGACAATACCATTACATTCAAAAATCATTGAGATTTTAAAAAAATATGATGGTAACTTCCCTCGAAAAATATCCGACCAGAAATACAATGAACACATCAAAAAAGTTTGTGAAAAAGCAAAAATAGAGCAGCCAATTCACGGGATTTTATTTGACCATAAGATTAAAGCAAAAGTAGAAAAAGACTACCCAAAATGGAAATTAGTTTCTTCGCACATTGGGAGACGTTCATTTGCATCTAATAATTACGGGAAGATTCCAACTTCATTTTTAATGTACATAACTGGACACACTACTGAAGCTATGTTTTTGACTTACATAGGCAAAAGCAATAAAGATATTGCAATGGAATTAACTAATTACTTCTAAAATTCGAAGCTTTTTTTTTACTTTCACACTTTTAAAACGAATTTGCAAACTGATGGTTGAGTTAAGCAGCAAAGAAAAGGAGGTTTTAGACTTCCTTTTAGAATTTATAGAAATGGGTATTTTTAGTATTGAGCAGCATGAGAGAGACTTGGGCAGACTCGATTATTCTTTATGTTCTGATGATAGCGAAAAGCAGCTTATTACAGAAAAAAAAATAGCAAAACTAAAAAAACGATTAAGTAAATGCAATCCAATTATTGCAGGTTATATAAACGCATTAACTACTTCTGATCCCTTAAATTCAAGCCATGAGGAAAAGCTATTAATGATAAGTAAAAACTTTTTATTAACAGAATACAGTGAATTATTCGAAATGTTAGTAAGTGAAGATATTAGTACAATTCAGGGATATCAATTTGAAAGTATTATCAAGAGTTTAGGTTTCAAATACAAACCTTTGAAAGAATTTATTCAAGCGGTAT from Flavobacterium ovatum carries:
- a CDS encoding phage integrase SAM-like domain-containing protein produces the protein MASIYLLLQSKKSPAVIYIRLRDGRNTDIKAKTNYHIDPKDWDDAEQRPTKRAVKDIDIANLDTDLVTLKNDLLKQYNKSKGIKLIDAQWLKDFINPPQEEIKHPDKLVDYIDTFIEFKKADVKSSTITKCNVIKHLLMRYQEHTRSTIFIRDVDAKFKMDFEKYCIQVGYAPNTTARNIRFIKTFCRHAKANGVETHYQLDSIKAKYHKVENIYLDENEIAAIEKIKVSELTDGLENARDWLLISCYCGQRVSDFLRFEKSMIRHEKNKAGDLKPLIEFTQVKTDKIMTIPLHSKIIEILKKYDGNFPRKISDQKYNEHIKKVCEKAKIEQPIHGILFDHKIKAKVEKDYPKWKLVSSHIGRRSFASNNYGKIPTSFLMYITGHTTEAMFLTYIGKSNKDIAMELTNYF
- a CDS encoding DNA-binding protein, whose protein sequence is MKETNETFEPVIKLLEELKTKIDDIQSPKRYYRNKHLKMYFGLSDNTILSYRDKNLLPFTKIGDIYYYPIAEIENILVQNSNFDLMSNRLNHSA
- a CDS encoding site-specific integrase, with the translated sequence MKKLKVTFYLKGDKKNQSGETAIYAKIYLGSLYSTFSTSKYILQERWSKTNNLRNVVRIDNEINLKNYLKSLVDGIESKYNELVRNNPDNKEITPLYLKNYCFNEKTEHKITLLEIIEKHNEYFKKQVTKGDRAKGSLEKYERMANVIKDFLQSKHKIKDILFEKVNRQFVYALDEFLRFERIHGKNKGLGNNTTVKYLRNISSMINHAITVGMVANNPFSIYDGKLKDIDTTFLTLEELRTIENKVFSNRRLDVTRDIFLFSCYTSYAPVDVMNLRQGNFSLDNDLDSWIQTKRQKTGVKTNVLVIPPLQRIIDKYKDDPECVEENRLVPNRSNSNMNAYLKEIADLCGIEKNLTWYVGRHTFATTVALANNIPMEVISQIMGHKRITQTQHYAKIMDGTVKKHMKVLIEKFD